In one window of Macrobrachium nipponense isolate FS-2020 chromosome 2, ASM1510439v2, whole genome shotgun sequence DNA:
- the LOC135221287 gene encoding uncharacterized protein LOC135221287 encodes MDSFQKQLEEVTPKTALRRDLLVLDPQETPAVLTQPSRSLRSRGKHRDKEILKRLDQGKTKKSKEEQQKTYEAVEKMSLSMLESNISKIKGLDQTYADVSISDESSLSEINIQAVTRFHRKKNNPRRGLSQIPETKLAHVGKRRSSILPEKKDVSVLKDQTYGNITYIEDTSENDSLSQEVHEKLEKLRSKHRKALSKTELTTKKWVESGKRLKSKKSIEEALPSYKNVRRGRSIVVAEDTYGDLSNADTSSDSISLGKVKVFAGKKGQRQRIAISDQVNLSTLANSEIETSDISVQNVPSNMCLIQKNLEASSTRKASDYIKPDNESLPDSLKGNLSNASTDSSPVKDQNENNTGKLSDVSQIRGSERECEESYTSSTLENSLGRIQTPKKLKLSRKAPPIQLSFSSVWSKLKDKSVLETSAKKNTVDEKQDLEDGNEVAGGPTNIIGQPQLRDLHVVLQRLEDSFSEQLAPYKNEKPVTPPKSFRDDDQSEDTEGLEGHDQSEVGNEVTSKENESTSAGLYIPVFSSDSSDSEVSSNISAALGSLYEDYSHVFKRKSGTGISSSDADGSFEKGPNNTSKENVVRYLFRKSPQKSSHDSQEVRSKMRLRSSPDKDTSQESSRKTTFQKRSEQSPNKGNQQNRKRVPIESVSPQQESNVIMKPSPGKKPRNSFVDFSLQEKMSDSLNKEDRQKRSIDFPKETSSQKKVRVTPLKVNSQNEIHGSAKERNITPRKTSLKRESGVSPRSLPSTENECFHQGKSLLKKEECSPRKASPQKRMSVSPNKASPQKSVSVSPKKASPQKRMSVTPRESLPPPQGEYEFSPRKSQSSKKNEVVSPRKVSRKRMSVTSRKASPQRRMSVSPRKVTPQKRMSVSPRKVSPQKRMSVSPKKVTPQKRMSVSPKKVTPQKRMSVSPRKATPQKRLLIVSPNKASPQKRISVSAKKATPLKRISVTPKKSSPKKKMSDSPKGTSSQIEVVESPLKGSPQNRNHDFLEVVSTHTVSAKIASPQKRMESHSLQESSSSSEGSPRKLRNSSREVSVLEKTEKSYENGVSGAKGDENVSENGGFEIGTNLEIPSSDRTSTIEDTLGSLEKTLVENVEESLERQGRLKQFTETPRKLNHSENISKNESLEQEGNPENASSAQINPQKDTQASVEKRNVENTVEVPGKPSLHKRYSGISMKLSMSESRSDISHGIDEEINISSEKRSSPRKRNPKRLFVTDDITSSGRDVSLKKNEKDDINLSTSRKKSSEVIALKRKSSDTSFVHGELFVGDKNEQGSGKRRRRSSLKRKRSSSREDERGLKSIVHEVLVHPEEAIKAMRKSNYLLGDQKENEDLGSEHVIELQEENVDRARGNTGIEGNVKNNNSTVSNSVVTKKHVEDQRERSDKLSRLPQSDHSAVVFADTQENKGETEGITTYSDKYIQDTPVTRSVEVEGGKDQREENIDTRILGVEEETEKDTQSDRTVTGDISLDGRSTKEDENKNQEKDAPSATVQVQEQGIDEDDDKLTGINEENSAASSNLKGHKSNSHMNDDIVPSMTISGSLSSSVEAEGVPQVVNENEISIVSSQDDELSGFQLRKLAVDVEVGESSGEEELSLNLIPIAFQRRNEKASIQKESLTLTQQEEEVMASERERSEESKARADSEQPSEAPKLIQMTMTNFLTKLAANPPRQSALYDVKESKHFVEAMFRGIERPKTNQTKRPNVKTKKARKEELPLSVPESMTKEIFEHYAKCKVDKNALKTIVKVSEKFWGNCAEDLMSIAKSRGENFVITKEDVIRLMTREGTLSESTPLTSLIVEYLPSEEWDILIPTEYGHNQIYPPLEK; translated from the coding sequence gaaAAACAAAGAAGTCAAAGGAGGAGCAGCAGAAAACATATGAAGCTGTTGAAAAGATGTCGCTTTCCATGCTTGAATCAAATATCAGTAAAATCAAAGGTTTGGATCAAACTTATGCAGACGTAAGCATAAGTGATGAGTCATCTCTTAGTGAAATTAATATACAGGCAGTGACAAGATttcacagaaagaaaaataaccctAGGAGGGGGTTATCCCAGATACCAGAGACCAAATTAGCTCATGTTGGTAAAAGACGGTCTTCTATTTTACCTGAAAAGAAAGATGTCAGTGTCTTGAAAGATCAGACATATGGAAATATCACATATATTGAAGACACTTCTGAAAATGATAGCCTCAGTCAGGAGGTTCATGAAAAATTAGAGAAGCTTAGAAGCAAACATCGTAAGGCTCTCTCCAAAACAGAGTTAACAACAAAGAAATGGGTGGAGTCAGGTAAAAGATTGAAGTCCAAGAAGAGCATAGAAGAAGCCTTGCCTTCTTATAAAAATgttagaagaggaagaagtataGTGGTTGCTGAGGACACTTACGGTGACTTGAGTAATGCAGACACTTCTTCAGACAGCATATCTTTAGGAAAGGTAAAGGTATTTGCTGGAAAGAAAGGTCAGCGCCAGCGAATAGCTATATCTGATCAAGTAAACTTATCCACACTTGCAAATTCAGAAATAGAGACCTCAGACATTTCAGTTCAGAATGTGCCATCAAACATGTGTTTAATACAGAAAAACTTGGAGGCCTCTTCTACAAGAAAAGCTTCAGACTATATTAAGCCTGATAATGAAAGTTTACCAGATTCATTAAAAGGGAATCTTTCAAATGCCTCTACAGATTCTTCACCTGTGAAAGACcagaatgaaaataatacagGGAAGCTTTCAGATGTATCTCAAATAAGGGGATCTGAAAGGGAATGCGAGGAGAGTTACACTTCAAGTACACTTGAGAATAGTTTGGGACGCATTCAGACCCCAAAGAAACTAAAATTATCTCGAAAAGCCCCACCAATTCAGCTAAGTTTTTCGTCTGTTTGGTCAAAACTTAAAGACAAGAGTGTTCTTGAAacctctgcaaagaaaaatacaGTTGATGAGAAGCAGGACCTTGAAGATGGGAATGAAGTAGCTGGAGGCCCAACAAATATAATTGGGCAACCACAACTGAGAGACTTGCATGTTGTATTACAACGTTTAGAGGACTCTTTTAGTGAACAGTTGGCACCCTATAAGAATGAAAAACCTGTCACTCCTCCAAAGAGTTTCAGGGATGATGATCAGTCTGAAGACACTGAGGGACTTGAAGGCCATGATCAATCTGAGGTTGGGAATGAAGTTACTTCTAAAGAGAATGAATCTACTTCAGCTGGGTTATACATCCCTGTTTTTTCTAGTGATAGCAGTGACAGTGAAGTAAGTAGTAACATATCTGCAGCTCTTGGTTCACTATATGAAGATTACAGTcatgtatttaaaagaaaatcaggTACAGGTATAAGTAGCTCAGATGCAGATGGCTCTTTTGAAAAGGGGCCAAACAACACTTCAAAAGAGAATGTTGTTAGATATTTATTTAGGAAAAGTCCCCAGAAAAGCTCTCATGACTCACAAGAAGTAAGGTCGAAAATGAGACTAAGGAGTTCTCCAGACAAAGATACTTCCCAAGAGTCTTCAAGGAAAACTACTTTTCAGAAGAGATCAGAGCAGTCACCGAATAAGGGTAACCAACAAAACCGAAAAAGAGTGCCAATTGAGTCAGTTAGCCCTCAACAGGAGAGCAACGTAATAATGAAACCCAGCCCTGGTAAGAAACCTAGGAATTCTTTTGTGGATTTCAGTCTTCAAGAGAAAATGAGTGATTCACTAAATAAAGAAGATCGGCAAAAGAGAAGTATTGATTTCCCTAAGGAAACTAGTTCACAAAAGAAAGTGCGAGTTACACCCTTAAAAGTTAACTCCCAAAATGAAATTCATGGTTCAGCAAAGGAAAGGAATATTACACCAAGGAAGACCAGCCTCAAAAGAGAATCAGGGGTTTCACCAAGGAGCCTCCCCTCAACGGAGAATGAGTGTTTTCACCAAGGAAAGTCACTCCTCAAAAAAGAAGAGTGTTCACCTAGGAAAGCCAGCCCTCAAAAGAGAATGAGTGTTTCACCAAACAAAGCCAGCCCTCAAAAGAGTGTGAGTGTTTCACCAAAGAAGGCCAGCCCTCAAAAGAGAATGAGTGTTACACCAAGGGAAAGCCTCCCCCCCCCTCAAGGAGAATACGAGTTTTCACCAAGGAAAAGTCAATCCTCAAAAAAGAATGAGGTTGTTTCACCAAGGAAAGTCAGTCGAAAGAGAATGAGTGTTACATCAAGGAAAGCCTCCCCTCAACGGAGAATGAGTGTTTCACCAAGGAAAGTCACTCCTCAAAAAAGAATGAGTGTTTCACCAAGGAAAGTCAGTCCTCAAAAGAGAATGAGtgtttcaccaaagaaagtcACCCCTCAAAAGAGAATGAGtgtttcaccaaagaaagtcACCCCTCAAAAGAGAATGAGTGTTTCACCAAGGAAAGCTACCCCTCAAAAGAGGTTGTTGATTGTTTCACCAAATAAAGCCAGCCCCCAAAAGAGAATAAGTGTTTCAGCAAAGAAAGCTACACCCCTAAAGAGAATAAGCGTTACACCAAAGAAATCCAGTCCCAAGAAGAAAATGAGTGATTCCCCAAAAGGAACCAGTTCACAAATAGAAGTCGTTGAATCACCGTTGAAAGGTTCTCCCCAGAATAGAAACCATGATTTCCTAGAAGTAGTTAGTACACATACAGTATCAGCAAAGATAGCCAGTCCACAGAAAAGAATGGAAAGCCATTCCCTGCAAGAAAGTAGCTCTTCCAGTGAGGGTAGTCCTAGGAAATTGAGAAATTCTTCAAGAGAAGTGAGTGTTCTTGAAAAAACAGAAAAGTCATATGAAAATGGGGTATCTGGGGCAAAAGGTGATGAAAATGTTTCAGAAAATGGAGGCTTTGAGATAGGGACTAATCTTGAGATTCCCTCCTCAGATAGGACTAGCACAATTGAAGATACATTAGGGTCTTTGGAGAAAACACTTGTAGAAAATGTTGAAGAGTCATTAGAGAGACAAGGTCGTCTCAAACAATTTACTGAAACACCCAGAAAATtaaatcattcagaaaatatatcaaaaaatgaaagcTTAGAGCAGGAAGGAAATCCTGAGAATGCCTCCTCAGCACAGATTAACCCACAGAAGGATACACAGGCGTCTGTGGAGAAGAGGAATGTAGAAAATACTGTAGAGGTACCAGGGAAGCCAAGCCTTCATAAAAGATATAGTGGTATATCCATGAAATTATCAATGTCGGAAAGTAGGTCAGACATTTCTCACGGAATAGATGAAGAGATTAATATTAGCAGTGAAAAGAGGTCATCACCAAGAAAGAGAAATCCCAAGAGGCTTTTTGTAACTGATGATATCACTTCCTCAGGTAGAGATGTTTCCTtaaagaagaatgaaaaggatGATATTAATCTGAGCACAAGCAGGAAGAAATCAAGTGAAGTTATTGCATTAAAACGAAAAAGTTCAGATACATCATTTGTTCATGGAGAATTGTTTGTAGGTGACAAGAATGAACAAGGTagtgggaagaggaggaggaggagttcgcTGAAGAGAAAGCGTAGTTCATCACGAGAAGATGAAAGAGGTTTGAAGAGTATTGTGCATGAAGTGTTGGTTCATCCAGAGGAAGCTATCAAGGCAATGAGGAAATCCAATTATTTGCTTGGggatcaaaaagaaaatgaagatttgGGGTCTGAACATGTTATTGAATTACAAGAGGAGAATGTTGACAGAGCTAGAGGTAATACTGGAATTGAGGGGAATGTTAAAAATAACAATTCAACTGTTAGCAATAGTGTTGTGACAAAAAAACATGTTGAGGACCAGAGAGAAAGGAGTGACAAATTAAGCAGGTTGCCTCAAAGTGATCATTCTGCTGTAGTATTTGCTGATACACAAGAGAACAAAGGAGAGACTGAGGGGATTACTACATATagtgataaatatatacaagACACCCCAGTTACAAGAAGTGTTGAGGTGGAAGGAggcaaagatcaaagagaagaGAACATTGACACAAGAATTCTAGGGGTagaagaagaaactgaaaaagatacTCAGTCTGATAGGACAGTCACTGGTGATATATCTTTGGATGGTAGAAGTACTAAggaagatgaaaacaaaaaccaagaaaaagaTGCACCAAGTGCAACAGTCCAAGTGCAGGAACAAGGAattgatgaggatgatgataaaCTTACTGGTATAAATGAAGAAAACTCTGCAGCGAGTTCTAATTTGAAGGGTCATAAATCAAATTCTCATATGAATGATGACATAGTTCCCAGTATGACAATATCTGGGAGTTTATCATCCTCAGTAGAAGCTGAAGGTGTTCCTCAAGtagttaatgaaaatgaaattagcatagTTTCAAGTCAAGATGATGAGCTGTCAGGATTTCAATTAAGGAAATTAGCTGTTGATGTTGAAGTGGGGGAATCCAGTGGCGAAGAGGAGTTATCATTGAACTTGATTCCTATTGCTTTTCAAAGAAGAAATGAGAAGGCAAGCATTCAAAAGGAAAGCTTAACTTTGACACAGCAGGAAGAGGAAGTTATggcatcagaaagagagagaagtgaagaaagtAAAGCTAGAGCTGACTCAGAACAACCTTCAGAGGCTCCTAAGCTAATACAAATGaccatgacaaattttttaacaaaattagcAGCCAATCCACCTAGACAGTCAGCTCTATATGATGTGAAAGAATCAAAACATTTTGTGGAAGCAATGTTTCGAGGAATAGAGAGGCCCAAGACAAACCAGACAAAAAGAcctaatgtaaaaacaaaaaaggctaGAAAGGAGGAACTGCCTTTGAGTGTGCCTGAAAGTATGACGAAAGAAATATTTGAGCATTATgcaaaatgtaaagttgataaGAATGCTCTGAAAACTATTGTTAAAGTTAGTGAAAAATTTTGGGGAAACTGTGCTGAGGATTTGATGAGCATAGCAAAAAGTCGAGGAGAAAATTTTGTCATTACAAAGGAGGATGTGATCAGATTAATGACTAGAGAGGGTACTCTCAGTGAAAGCACTCCTCTTACAAGTTTGATTGTAGAATATCTTCCTTCAGAAGAGTGGGATATTCTTATTCCCACTGAATATGGGCATAACCAAATTTATCCACCCCTTGAAAAGTAA